A window from Mya arenaria isolate MELC-2E11 chromosome 9, ASM2691426v1 encodes these proteins:
- the LOC128245483 gene encoding sodium- and chloride-dependent neutral and basic amino acid transporter B(0+)-like: protein MPSSYEVNKGNSNGAPSSELNGVTANVETDEETPGIHDDRGQWGSKWEFLLSCVGLSVGLGNVWRFPYLAYQYGGAAFLIAYLILQILIGKPMYMMELVMGQYSGRGPTAVWAMNPSAKGVGISMALISLIVAIYYNVIMAYTLYYFFASMQKTLPWTVCKDEWLPLGCVEKTQKQVQPCTGNSTIDLMVGKCLCNTTDSSFNSQLAVNCTNTTNVAVSELYFEKTVIQRAPNMYPEDVGAPMWQLSLCLLMSWIIVVICLIKGIKSSGKVVYFTATFPYVILLILLVRGCLLDGAIDGVKYFIIPEWDQLLNIEVWVAAAGQMFFSLSVSFGGILMFGSYNKFNNNVYGDALLISIMDVVTSIIAGFVIFTTFGGMAKKLGVEVKDVAKGGYGLAFIAYPEALTSLPPPQLWSILFFFMLFTLGLDSEFALLETVMTCIQDEYPKLRKYKSHMCVGFGVALYLIALPCVTPAGDYIVTLMDAYGADFSVLFVATCECIGVMWVYGVNRFIADCTYMLGHPPRPIIFWAVCWAGCAPLLIGALFLYKMVKFTPPQISKDVPYPEFAQGIGWALTIFVLLPIPITFVYKFIRAEGGLIDRLREITTPDADWGPNDGSDKRPLQNTFEMERKYGLDNPGAVNSNGNINM from the exons GCACCGTCCTCTGAGCTCAATGGAGTCACTGCTAATGTGGAAACGGACGAGGAGACCCCCGGGATCCACGACGACCGAGGACAGTGGGGCTCAAAGTGGGAGTTCCTTCTTTCCTGTGTGGGTCTCTCGGTGGGGTTAGGAAACGTGTGGAGGTTTCCTTACCTCGCGTATCAGTATGGCGGAG CCGCATTCCTTATCGCCTACCTGATCCTGCAGATTCTGATCGGCAAGCCCATGTACATGATGGAACTGGTGATGGGGCAGTACTCGGGGCGTGGTCCAACTGCAGTGTGGGCAATGAACCCCAGTGCAAAAG GTGTCGGTATATCGATGGCGCTGATATCGCTGATTGTGGCCATCTACTACAACGTCATCATGGCCTACACGTTGTACTACTTTTTTGCGTCCATGCAGAAGACCCTACCTTGGACTGTCTGTAAAGAT GAATGGCTACCCCTAGGCTGCGTGGAGAAAACCCAAAAACAGGTTCAACCGTGCACGGGTAACTCTACCATAGACCTCATGGTGGGCAAGTGCCTGTGTAACACCACGGACTCCTCGTTCAACTCACAACTCGCTGTAAACTGCACCAACACCACTAACGTGGCTGTATCAGAGCTGTACTTTGA AAAAACTGTTATCCAGAGGGCACCCAACATGTACCCGGAAGATGTAGGAGCACCCATGTGGCAGCTTTCCCTCTGTCTTCTAATGTCCTGGATTATCGTTGTCATCTGCCTCATCAAGGGCATTAAATCATCCGGCAAA GTCGTCTACTTCACTGCTACCTTCCCGTACGTGATCTTGCTTATCCTGCTTGTGCGAGGCTGTCTGTTGGACGGGGCCATTGATGGTGTTAAGTACTTCATCATTCCGGAATGGGACCAACTTCTTAACATAGAG GTATGGGTGGCCGCTGCTGGTCAGATGTTCTTCTCTCTGTCCGTCTCGTTCGGAGGTATCCTCATGTTTGGCAGTTACAACAAGTTCAATAACAATGTCTATGG TGACGCCCTGCTAATCAGTATCATGGACGTCGTCACCAGCATCATCGCCGGTTTTGTCATCTTCACCACCTTTGGTGGTATGGCCAAGAAACTCGGCGTCGAGGTTAAAGACGTGGCCAAGGGCGGCTACGGTCTCGCCTTTATCGCGTACCCAGAAGCTCTTACTAGCCTTCCGCCTCCCCAGCTGTGGTCCATTCTATTCTTCTTCATGTTGTTTACCCTTGGACTGGATAGTGAG TTCGCCCTTCTGGAGACGGTGATGACTTGTATACAGGATGAATACCCCAAGCTCCGGAAGTACAAGAGCCACATGTGTGTTGGGTTCGGCGTCGCCCTCTACCTTATTGCACTACCCTGTGTTACACCG GCCGGTGACTACATTGTGACGCTTATGGACGCCTACGGTGCCGATTTCTCTGTGCTGTTTGTGGCCACGTGTGAATGTATTGGCGTCATGTGGGTTTACG GCGTGAACCGGTTTATCGCTGACTGCACATACATGTTGGGCCATCCTCCCCGCCCGATTATATTCTGGGCTGTGTGCTGGGCCGGGTGCGCTCCGCTGCTAATCGGG GCACTTTTCCtgtacaaaatggtcaaattCACTCCCCCTCAAATTTCCAAAGATGTTCCGTACCCTGAATTTGCCCAAGGAATCGGCTGGGCGCTAACAATTTTCGTGCTTTTGCCGATACCGATCACGTTTGTATACAAATTTATACGGGCCGAGGGCGGATTGATCGATAGACTAAGGGAGATAACAACTCCTGACGCAGACTGGGGACCAAATGACGGCAGTGATAAGCGCCCCTTACAGAATACCTTTGAGATGGAGCGGAAGTATGGTCTCGACAACCCAGGGGCAGTGAACTCTAAtggaaatataaacatgtag